A genomic region of Streptomyces rimosus contains the following coding sequences:
- a CDS encoding inorganic phosphate transporter, protein MDTFALIVTIGVALGFTYTNGFHDSANAIATSVSTRALTPRAALAMAAVMNLAGAFLGSGVAKTVSEGLISTPEGSKGMGILFAALVGAVVWNLVTWYFGLPSSSSHALFGGMVGAALAGGTTVYWSGVIEKIVVPMFLSPVIGLVLGYLVMVVIMWLFRKSNPHKAKRGFRIAQTVSAAGMALGHGLQDAQKTMGIVVMALVIADVQSAGDAIPVWVKIACALTLSLGTYAGGWRIMRTLGRRIIELDPPQGFAAETTAASVMYTASFMFHAPISTTHVITSAIMGVGSTKGTRAVRWGVAKNIVMGWFITMPAGAAVAALSYWCVHLVFA, encoded by the coding sequence GTGGACACCTTCGCGCTCATCGTGACCATCGGGGTCGCGCTCGGTTTCACGTACACCAACGGCTTTCACGACTCCGCGAACGCCATCGCGACCTCGGTCTCCACGCGGGCGCTGACCCCGCGGGCGGCGCTGGCGATGGCGGCGGTGATGAACCTCGCCGGTGCCTTCCTGGGCAGCGGGGTCGCCAAGACGGTCAGCGAGGGGCTGATCTCCACGCCCGAGGGCTCCAAGGGGATGGGCATCCTCTTCGCGGCCCTGGTCGGCGCGGTGGTCTGGAACCTGGTCACCTGGTACTTCGGACTGCCGTCGTCGTCCTCGCACGCGCTCTTCGGCGGCATGGTGGGCGCCGCGCTGGCGGGCGGTACGACCGTCTACTGGTCGGGCGTCATAGAGAAGATCGTCGTTCCGATGTTCCTCTCGCCCGTGATCGGCCTGGTCCTCGGCTATCTGGTGATGGTCGTGATCATGTGGCTGTTCCGGAAGTCCAACCCGCACAAGGCCAAGCGCGGCTTCCGTATCGCGCAGACGGTCTCGGCGGCGGGCATGGCGCTCGGGCACGGCCTCCAGGACGCCCAGAAGACCATGGGCATCGTGGTGATGGCGCTGGTCATCGCCGATGTCCAGAGCGCGGGCGACGCCATCCCGGTCTGGGTGAAGATCGCCTGTGCGCTGACCCTGTCGCTCGGCACCTACGCGGGCGGCTGGCGCATCATGCGTACGCTCGGCCGGCGGATCATCGAGCTGGACCCGCCGCAGGGCTTCGCGGCCGAGACGACCGCGGCGTCCGTCATGTACACCGCATCGTTCATGTTCCACGCGCCGATCTCCACCACCCATGTCATCACCTCGGCGATCATGGGTGTGGGCTCGACGAAGGGCACCCGGGCGGTGCGCTGGGGCGTCGCCAAGAACATCGTCATGGGCTGGTTCATCACCATGCCCGCCGGCGCGGCGGTGGCCGCCCTGAGCTACTGGTGCGTCCACCTCGTGTTCGCGTGA
- a CDS encoding DUF47 domain-containing protein encodes MRFRLTPRETSFYDMFAASADNIVTGSKLLMELLGADASARTEIAERMRAAEHAGDDATHAIFHQLNSSFITPFDREDIYNLASKLDDIMDFMEEAVDLVVLYSIEELPKGVEQQIEVLARAAELTAEAMPNLRTMSNLTEYWIEVNRLENQADQIHRKLLAHLFNGKYDAIEVLKLKQIVDILEEAADAFEHVANTVETIAVKES; translated from the coding sequence GTGCGCTTTCGTCTGACCCCCAGGGAGACGAGCTTCTACGACATGTTCGCCGCGTCCGCGGACAACATCGTCACGGGCTCCAAGCTCCTGATGGAACTGCTCGGGGCGGACGCCTCCGCGCGGACAGAGATCGCCGAGAGGATGCGGGCGGCGGAGCACGCGGGGGACGACGCGACCCACGCGATCTTCCACCAGCTGAACTCCTCGTTCATCACGCCGTTCGACCGCGAGGACATCTACAACCTCGCCTCGAAGCTGGACGACATCATGGACTTCATGGAGGAGGCCGTCGACCTGGTCGTCCTCTACAGCATCGAGGAGCTGCCCAAGGGCGTCGAGCAGCAGATCGAGGTCCTGGCGCGGGCGGCGGAACTGACCGCCGAGGCGATGCCGAACCTGCGGACGATGTCCAACCTCACCGAGTACTGGATCGAGGTCAACCGTCTGGAGAACCAGGCCGACCAGATCCACCGCAAGCTGCTCGCGCACCTGTTCAACGGCAAGTACGACGCCATCGAGGTGCTCAAGCTCAAGCAGATCGTGGACATCCTGGAAGAGGCGGCCGACGCCTTCGAGCATGTCGCCAATACGGTCGAGACGATCGCCGTCAAGGAGTCCTGA
- a CDS encoding metal-sensitive transcriptional regulator, whose product MTTTDADTDGSTAAAAACHAEGPKTAVRPDPDAVTDHDLGIHGYAKQKDAHLKRLRRIEGQIRGLQRMLEEDVYCIDILTQVSASTKGLQSFGLQLLEEHLRHCVADAAVKGPEAIDEKVKEATKAIERMLRT is encoded by the coding sequence ATGACGACCACGGACGCCGACACCGACGGCAGCACCGCAGCCGCCGCGGCCTGCCACGCCGAGGGGCCGAAAACCGCCGTCCGGCCGGACCCCGACGCCGTCACCGATCACGATCTGGGCATCCACGGTTACGCGAAGCAAAAGGACGCGCACCTCAAGAGGCTGCGCCGGATCGAGGGCCAGATCCGCGGCCTCCAGCGCATGCTGGAGGAAGATGTGTATTGCATCGACATACTCACCCAGGTCTCGGCGAGCACGAAGGGCCTGCAGTCCTTCGGCCTCCAGCTCCTGGAGGAGCATCTGCGGCACTGTGTCGCGGACGCCGCCGTCAAGGGACCCGAGGCCATCGACGAGAAGGTCAAGGAAGCCACCAAGGCGATCGAGCGGATGCTGCGCACCTGA